A region of the Alligator mississippiensis isolate rAllMis1 chromosome 5, rAllMis1, whole genome shotgun sequence genome:
TGTCCCAGAGGACCGGGGCATCCAACTGTCCCTGGCGCAGATCTTTCAGTACCCATGGGACTGGCTGCTCTGGACAATTATGTTTTTTTACTGTGACTCAGATGTGGGAGGGGGCAAAACCAgcttgcaggggggtggggagggctcatGCTGCTGAATGTATCCCTGGGGGCCCTGCTCCCACAGTtcacacctccacccccacctgccacctcCCCTGACATTGATAGTCTGTCTTGTGCCAAACCTAATCTCGGGGTAgctttgtggggtgggtgggtggggagggggaaggggggtcaGGAGTTGAGATTGGACCCTCCCCTGACTCCTCAGCACCACTATGGGAACCTCAGCCCCATGTGCACCcatagggctgggggggctggagaCCCTTACTGACTCCCATCCTGGGCTGGGTTGGAAGTAATGACCCCGCACCCTCCAGGGCCCcgtgggaaaggaaaggagacaGAGCCCGGCACTTTTGCCATCCCATTGTCCATTCGGCATCTCCACCAGTGGTTTAACCCTTTGTCTCTCAAGGATCCCAATAAATTCATCAGCAGTGGGGGAACaccattccccatgccccaccccccaagcaaaaccagccctaggaaaatagcacccctgcccccactgccactctCCTTCATCTTCTTGGTGCCAAACTCTGTCTAATGGGGGCAAAGTGGGGGACCATATGCCAGAGGGAAAGTGCCCCTACCCCTGACTTCACAAAAAGGAcagagcgccccctactggccagcAGGAGAAAACCCAGAGGGGAGTTGATGGGGTCTAAGGCAgctcccccaccactggcagtgcaactgtgggggtggggggcacctcaGCCCAGGGCTGACACTGGGATATGGGGGAGGTATGACGGTACAGTATGGGttgatttctttcttctttttttaaagtctaaaaaaaaaattactgggcTATGCTAGGGAGCAGACTGGAGGTCACTGATTTCTACTGGCAGTGCCCTGGTGCTTAGTGGTTTATACTGGGAGCATGCTGCAGCCCAATAGCTTCTATGGGGCTTGTGCTGAAGGGCTCTGCTGGCCATGGACTGGTTGTCTCTGAGTCATACTGGGAGCAGCGTGCTGATAATGAGGTTATATAGGAGTGTCTGGCCCACCCTGGTGTACTGTGGATGTGCAATGCTGGCTTGGGCAGGGGAAGCGGTATACTGTGGGGAGCATCGTGGAAGACATGTTCCTGGAGCATGCTGAGAGCAGGTTGCTAAATGACAGGGCAATCCGCCCTGATTGTTTGCCACTGTGAGCTGGAGGGACTAAGTTTGGGGGTcggaggagggaaaagggagagcaggcaggggcctATAATCCTAACCCAGGGTTCGTGGTGGGGCCACCCGCTGCTGGTCCCAGGGCCTATCCAgtcccctctcccactcccctccttGCCCCTCAGGTCATGGtctcccaccaccttcctgcatctgGAACAAGAGGTGAGTCTGAGTGAATAATCCCCCAGGTTAGACATAGATCTTGGTGCTGCTCTGTGGGGTGGGTCTGGGCCGACTCAGCAGAGACGGGTGGGggctggccaggccctgcctgtATATAGAGACCTGTGAGCCTTGGAAGGGGCCAGCACCGCCTTCGCCGAGTTCTCTATTTGCCAAAACAAAGAAGAGATTAACAAAAATGAACAATAAATCAAAGTGTCTTCTAGCCAGAGAACAAAAAAAAGCCTTACTGGGAAAGCAGGGGATGGTGTAatgatgggtgggtggatggaaaGCGGCAGCAGGGAGAaagaggagtggcagggggagggatgagTGGATAATGGGCCTCGCAGGCAGGGAGGGACTGGGGAGCAAGAGTGTTGGGGGAAGGATGGGTGGGGTAGTGGGTGGGCAAGGGGTATGGACTGGTTGTGGGAGGTGGACAGAAAGCACCAGAAGCTCAGCAGTCTCTCTCGCCACATGCTTGCACAcatacatgcctgcatgtgtacatgtacacCCACTTGCACATGTctgcatgcagacacacatatgcacctgtacatgcacacacacacacgtgcacacgtaCAAAGTTCTGGGGAGTTTCTGATGCGGTGAGCACCCATGGCTGGGAGAGGTTTAAATTAATCTTTATTAATCCTAGGATGGGATGCAGTATTTCTCAAGATGCATAGATATGTACATGGCTCACCAGCCGCAGCCtctggctgcacacacacagggTAGGGCACATCCCCTTCAGCAGCAGCACGTGTGCATCTCCCCACCACACAACTCAGAGTGTGCTCTTTCCTccggggcagggagaggggagcaaggACATGTACCACTCATGCCAAGACAGGCACCAGCGTAGGGGCAGTTCATTGTTAGCCAAtgaagccccaggcctgggggtttccctccatcccctctgcccCATGTACCCAGCTAGGGGGTACAGCTCTGCCCCAATGAAGTGCTCAGGGTGAGTTTCTGCAAGTGCAGGGTCCCTGACGCATAGCCCAGACAGGGTCATGTAGGGTCcgcagggggtggaggaggcactTGGGGGAACATCCAGCACCGCGTGGGGTGAGAGAGAAGCTAGAGGGGCATGGGTGGAGATGGACaactggagaaggtgcagggtgaTGGCCAGGTCAGCAGGTAAAAGGGAGATGGCTGAGGACACAGATTGACAGCTATACAGAGGGTTTTAAAACATGGACGGACAGATGGTGCACAGGTGCGGGGAACAGATGAACAGGCACAGTCCCACAGCAATCATCCCGGGGGGTGGAACAGGGCAATGCCTAGTTACCTGTAGGGGGCAGCCGCTGTCtgggagcagtccctgcccccccccttcctgcaTCTTCCCTCCTACCTCACCACATGCTCTGGCTCCCCCCTCCTCGTTTGGCCATGAGGGCAGCTCTACACCAGGCCCCTCCttacctgcccctctgctctacCTCTCCGTCACAGTCTCTGTACCTGTCCTGTagcctcttgcttgctctcttttTCCCCATCCCACCCTGAGCTTCTGCTCCTGCCTCAGCTGCCCCCTGCAGGTGTCCTGgcaggatttgaacccatgacCCTCTGTGCCCAGAGCCTTCCTGTCTTGAGCCACACAGCCCAGACACTTCCACAAATTGGCCACTGGAGGGAGCCCGTGAATCACTGGCTccaggctgtgccaggccctggtccttgccctggctgggtaggggtaggggtagaGGGGGCACCTTCCTGACACTAGCTCCCTGGCCAGGGAGCATCTACAGCTTGGGGCATGGACAGGGGTCTCACTGGATCAGCGGGGCTGAGCGATCGTTGGTCACCGTGTGCTTCAGCTTGACGTGTGCGAAGGGGTTAGTCCTGGGGGGAGAAAGCAGGAGATGTGGGGTAAGGGGGTTGCAAGGGATTGGGGGAGTGGCAGTGCGGGTGTCCTGACACTGGTGCCTGGGCAGCtgaacaggggaagggggctgagtCCTGGGTCAGCTCCACCATTGGTGCCAAGATGGGCGGTGGGGAGGGatggcagagaggaggacagGGGGTAAAAGTCTTGGCAGTAGTGCCTAGTGCCAGGTctaggggcaggggcttggaaaggggccaggggagagaagagggggatcagagtcctgcagctgggggggggggggggggggggggggagtcctagCACTGGTGCCCTATAGTGTTGAGTCCTTCTGGAAAGGCTGGGAGGATGCATCCAGCCAGTGGGGAGGCAGCGGGGCTCACTGCTCttacctggagggggaggagtTTGGGCTCCCAAATTCGTTAGCTAactggaaagaagaaagaaagaatttgatTAGtctatggtggggggaggggtgctgggctgggctgagctggagcTGCAACACCTGCACTCGCcaccaggaggcagcaagaggcagggggCCTGGAAATTGGGGATGGGGGGGTTGGGTCACAGGTCAGGCACACCAGTGCCACCACATGCCAccggggggcagcaggcagggaatgggggtaGGGGTATGTTGGCAGGCAAGATCAGGCACTTGCAATGCCATCCTaggctgccagggggcagcaggcagaggtgctgAGGTGGGGCAAAGGGTGatgttggggtggggagcagggctccaCGTACCTGTGACAGGTCGGGGTTCATCATGCTGTAGGGGCGCTGGCGGAAGGTGCTGGTGCGGGGTGAGGGGATATAGGCCTGGGGGTCCCTGCTgcggcccctctctgggctgggggctgagttCCCTAATTTATCAaggttccctgtgctgctactgtTGAGTTTGCTCAGTGGGAAactaggggagagagagagagagaagaggggttTCCAGGGAGCCTCTGtatcccagcctgctcccccacaaacccgagcctctcccctccccccccccatcaccaaactgctccacccctgccccatgccagcccccaggcctccgcaccccacccccagctccatccctgttTCCCACCTAATCGGCACCCAGCTCAGCACTAACctgcccccttctgccctccATCCACAGCCCTGCTCACCTGCCGTGGGGTTTCTCAGGGGTCTCAGATAAGGCGAGGGGCCGGGTATAAGAGAAGGGAAACCAGCCTTTCCTGTGGAGAAAGAGGTCAGCAGGAGGCGGCATCCATCaagacctccccccaccccaatggaGGCcggccacagccccagcccagtgggACCAATGGTTGAGGGTCTCCGTTGCCTCTGGCCCTGTCCACGGGAGTTGGGACCCTTGGCCCAGGGACACTGTACAGACAGGGACAGagtggatccaactgcctgggtTCTGCCCAGCCACGGtggactggggttggggggctggtaTCAGGTGGCACCCACTGATAGCAGGGCCCCAGACTCACACCTCCAAGACTTCACTCTTCCAATGCCCCCAGATTGCCCTCTGTAATGGTTGGACATGGCATCCATGTGGGATGACTGCACCTGACATCCCCAGACCCCCACCCTTGTCCCGCAGCGCTCACATCTGGGTGGCCTCATTCTCTCCATAGTGCCAACCGTCCCGCGCCTCTGTCACCAGCAGGGCGATGATGTCCCCTTCCTGGAAGTTGAGCAGGGTGCTGTTCTCACCGGCTGAATGGGAGAACAGAGCCTGGACGCGGCGCCTCTCAGCCTGGGCGGGCAGCACTGACAGGGGCCCGATCCGCGGCAGGGTCTTGTTCTCAgctgtgggggaaaggagggtgggGACAGTGGAGGGCTGAGGGGAGATGGAACTGGAGGGGCCCCCTGGAGGGCTCAGGGCAGGGACCCATGGGTGATATCCGACTCCTGAGGGAGGAGCAAGAAGTcagtctcccccttccccccctaaCTAATCCCATCTCATTCCCTGCCACGCAACTCCAGGATATGAGATCCAGAGCAAGTTCTGGAATTGGTTTAATGTGAGGAGGATGCCTgagcctggggaagggaggaaatagGGCCAGGCACCTCCTCTGAAATGGAGCGGTCCTTCCTACCAGGTCCCCCACTGAGCCACAAAGAGGGCCTGATGTGGGGAATGGGGGCCTATGGATGGGGGAGGGTTGCAGGGCTGCACTGTTTGAGATGGGTTTGTTGCCTCAGCACAACACTCCCcgctacccctgccccactccaccaccCCCATTCATATTGCtctgggcttggctgggctggcaaggggctgtgggtcaggagtgaggcagggtggggggggagcccaGGGTTGGGCTGGCAGCGATAGAGGGGGAGGTCAAATACTTACCCAGTGTGGCGAGGCGGGTCTCTGTGGAGGCCTTCCGTGGCATGGGCAGGGTACAGGAGTAGCTGTCGCTGGCTTTGGGCAGCAGTGGGGTCTGGTCAGCCacgggctgggcaggctgtggggaCAGCAGGCCAGGCATGGTGGGGACAGGCTCACTGGGGGGTGGGTGCCCCATGTCACGGGAGCCCCGGGTGCGGTGCGAGTCCCCATTGGGGAGGGGAGCCACTTCCTGCACTGAGGCACTCTGTGGAGGGAAAAAGGCATAAGAGGGGGCACTCTGCATGCCGGGGTgagacccaggcatctgggccacTGCCCTGGGGGCTCTGCTCTTAAGAGAACAGATGCAGGAGCCCAGGCAGTACTTCCCACTGGAGCTCACTGCCCTGCTATCTCCCGCAGGCACAGACGTACATGGTTGAGGGCCaggcccccgccccccagcagaGGTGCCAGCTCGGGGGGCACCTCCAGgggcttggcagcaggcagcGGTTCAGAGATGGTGGGTGCAGTGGGGCTGTTGGCTGTCTGCTTCACCAGGGCCAGGGCGCGCTCGGGCAGGCGTGTGGGCTGCGTGCaggactgctgccaggcagggagcttGGTACCCAAAAGCTCCTTCACCTGGGGGGAGACCAGAAAGGGGTGAGGTGGGAGAGGCAAGGGGCCTGCACTGCCCCCCTGTGCCCACTAGGATACCACCCGCCCCATGGAGCCCACACTCTCCCTACCCTCTTTACTGCACTTGGTGCCCACCAAAGGGAGACCCCCAAAAACTCATCCCCACCCTACAGGGTTTGTCCTATACCCCACCCAAAGTAGGGTCTGGGTCACCCCTTGCCCCTACCCAGGTCTTCTTCCCACACTGTGggttcccactgcccccctcatGGATCCCTCACAGGGTGGAACAAGacagcatgggggagaggggagccccCTTCCAGTATCCTTCCTCCCTGTGAGGAAGAGAGGGGACTATTTTACTTTGTATCACTGCACCTTGCAAGGACAACCCTCACAGATGGGAGGAGATGGGGTCACTGTGGGGTGCAGGAACATGAAGTGGCTCCTCTCTGTACTGGGTGGAGGGATACGGGGTAAAAGTCCtctcctccactgctccagcatgGAGGCAGTAAGGCATGta
Encoded here:
- the LOC102575023 gene encoding brain-specific angiogenesis inhibitor 1-associated protein 2 isoform X2: MAEVHRQIQVQLEETLKLFHSELLSQLEHKLELDIKYLTATLKKYQSEHRAKAEAIEKCQAELKKLRKKCQSSKNPQKYGDREVQYVEVMSTKQSELDRFVAEGYKAALTEERRRYSFLVDRQCTISKHFSAYHARVKELLGTKLPAWQQSCTQPTRLPERALALVKQTANSPTAPTISEPLPAAKPLEVPPELAPLLGGGGLALNHSASVQEVAPLPNGDSHRTRGSRDMGHPPPSEPVPTMPGLLSPQPAQPVADQTPLLPKASDSYSCTLPMPRKASTETRLATLAENKTLPRIGPLSVLPAQAERRRVQALFSHSAGENSTLLNFQEGDIIALLVTEARDGWHYGENEATQMKGWFPFSYTRPLALSETPEKPHGSFPLSKLNSSSTGNLDKLGNSAPSPERGRSRDPQAYIPSPRTSTFRQRPYSMMNPDLSQLANEFGSPNSSPSRTNPFAHVKLKHTVTNDRSAPLIQ
- the LOC102575023 gene encoding brain-specific angiogenesis inhibitor 1-associated protein 2 isoform X1 → MSRSDEVILDQFNPSLRSFVTMGKSYQKALSGVTVAAKGYFDALVKLGELASDSQGSKELGDTLFQMAEVHRQIQVQLEETLKLFHSELLSQLEHKLELDIKYLTATLKKYQSEHRAKAEAIEKCQAELKKLRKKCQSSKNPQKYGDREVQYVEVMSTKQSELDRFVAEGYKAALTEERRRYSFLVDRQCTISKHFSAYHARVKELLGTKLPAWQQSCTQPTRLPERALALVKQTANSPTAPTISEPLPAAKPLEVPPELAPLLGGGGLALNHSASVQEVAPLPNGDSHRTRGSRDMGHPPPSEPVPTMPGLLSPQPAQPVADQTPLLPKASDSYSCTLPMPRKASTETRLATLAENKTLPRIGPLSVLPAQAERRRVQALFSHSAGENSTLLNFQEGDIIALLVTEARDGWHYGENEATQMKGWFPFSYTRPLALSETPEKPHGSFPLSKLNSSSTGNLDKLGNSAPSPERGRSRDPQAYIPSPRTSTFRQRPYSMMNPDLSQLANEFGSPNSSPSRTNPFAHVKLKHTVTNDRSAPLIQ
- the LOC102575023 gene encoding brain-specific angiogenesis inhibitor 1-associated protein 2 isoform X3; its protein translation is MSRSDEVNRLTESVYRVILDQFNPSLRSFVTMGKSYQKALSGVTVAAKGYFDALVKLGELASDSQGSKELGDTLFQMAEVHRQIQVQLEETLKLFHSELLSQLEHKLELDIKYLTATLKKYQSEHRAKAEAIEKCQAELKKLRKKCQSSKNPQKYGDREVQYVEVMSTKQSELDRFVAEGYKAALTEERRRYSFLVDRQCTISKHFSAYHARVKELLGTKLPAWQQSCTQPTRLPERALALVKQTANSPTAPTISEPLPAAKPLEVPPELAPLLGGGGLALNHSASVQEVAPLPNGDSHRTRGSRDMGHPPPSEPVPTMPGLLSPQPAQPVADQTPLLPKASDSYSCTLPMPRKASTETRLATLAENKTLPRIGPLSVLPAQAERRRVQALFSHSAGENSTLLNFQEGDIIALLVTEARDGWHYGENEATQMKGWFPFSYTRPLALSETPEKPHGSFPLSKLNSSSTGNLDKLGNSAPSPERGRSRDPQAYIPSPRTSTFRQRPYSMMNPDLSQLANEFGSPNSSPSRTNPFAHVKLKHTVTNDRSAPLIQ